One region of Fibrobacter sp. UWH6 genomic DNA includes:
- a CDS encoding Nif3-like dinuclear metal center hexameric protein — protein sequence MDINFFSAWLNDLLDPKSFKDYCVNGLCVEANTRVTRVVTGVSFRDCLIDAAIEDGADCIIVHHPNGFWKNEDRVPVGRFGARMRKLFNNGINLYGYHLPLDGHMEVGNNVQIAKAMGLSNVSGFLQEGEKTIGVVGEWETAATQTEFMESVANAFPYGLQNALMYGSDTIKRVAICSGSGSSAIEEAMKLDCDVLVTGEIKEHVPIDCEELGFNLVNCGHHRTEVFGVRALAEKIQEELNIPAKFVDFDNPV from the coding sequence ATGGATATTAATTTTTTCTCTGCCTGGTTGAATGATTTGCTTGACCCGAAGTCCTTCAAGGATTATTGCGTTAATGGTCTTTGTGTCGAAGCGAATACTCGGGTGACTCGAGTGGTTACTGGGGTGAGTTTCCGGGACTGTCTGATTGATGCCGCAATTGAAGACGGCGCTGATTGCATTATCGTACATCATCCCAATGGATTTTGGAAAAATGAAGACCGTGTGCCAGTAGGCCGTTTTGGCGCTCGCATGCGCAAGCTTTTTAATAATGGCATAAATCTCTATGGTTACCACTTGCCTTTGGATGGCCATATGGAAGTGGGAAATAATGTTCAAATTGCCAAGGCGATGGGGCTTAGCAACGTTTCGGGATTCTTGCAGGAAGGTGAAAAGACCATTGGCGTAGTTGGCGAGTGGGAAACTGCTGCGACTCAGACGGAATTTATGGAAAGCGTAGCCAATGCGTTCCCTTATGGATTGCAGAATGCCTTGATGTATGGTTCTGATACCATTAAAAGGGTGGCTATTTGCAGCGGCTCGGGCTCAAGCGCCATTGAAGAGGCTATGAAGTTGGACTGCGATGTCCTGGTAACAGGGGAAATTAAGGAACATGTTCCGATTGACTGTGAGGAATTGGGATTTAATTTGGTCAATTGTGGTCATCATCGAACAGAGGTCTTTGGCGTTCGTGCCTTGGCCGAAAAAATCCAGGAAGAATTGAATATTCCTGCAAAATTTGTTGATTTTGACAATCCGGTTTAA
- a CDS encoding M23 family metallopeptidase translates to MNFVKTTIHFQKSSKSMTLHVPAVLFKAWPVLRVFVVIGAILFAVQMVTTTIYEGVLNHQLDERHRLDSEMSQIQGTLDYLAGTTSDFLRDENRLYARFSLPTQDESSREMGTGGAIGEDSLLLRTTSPVVERMALLGETAKRLQSKLHNNDASFHNLGKYMDQKLSMWRFVPSISPTQGRFASSFGPRIHPVTGEVGKMHQGVDISNERWTPIFAPADGVVDVAQLSSSFGYFVAIDHGNGIKTRLGHMQMYIVHPGQFVHRYQVIGYMGNTGRSVGPHLHYEVWVNNSPVNPLAYMLPNDHSVD, encoded by the coding sequence GTGAATTTTGTTAAGACCACCATACACTTCCAGAAGTCATCGAAATCGATGACCCTGCATGTGCCTGCCGTCCTGTTCAAGGCATGGCCGGTGCTGCGTGTTTTTGTGGTTATTGGCGCCATCCTTTTTGCTGTGCAGATGGTGACTACCACCATTTACGAAGGTGTGTTGAACCACCAGCTGGATGAACGTCACCGCCTGGATAGCGAAATGTCCCAGATCCAGGGGACTCTGGATTATCTGGCTGGCACCACGTCTGACTTCCTCCGTGACGAAAATCGCCTTTATGCTCGATTCAGCCTGCCCACTCAGGATGAATCTTCCCGTGAAATGGGTACCGGTGGCGCCATTGGCGAGGATTCCCTGTTGCTGCGCACCACGTCTCCTGTTGTAGAACGAATGGCTCTGCTGGGCGAAACGGCCAAGCGTTTGCAGTCCAAGCTCCACAATAACGACGCTTCTTTCCACAACTTGGGCAAATATATGGACCAGAAACTTTCCATGTGGCGTTTCGTTCCGTCTATTTCTCCTACCCAGGGGCGTTTCGCTTCTTCTTTTGGTCCCCGTATTCACCCTGTCACGGGTGAAGTGGGCAAGATGCATCAGGGTGTCGATATTTCTAATGAACGCTGGACTCCGATTTTCGCCCCCGCCGACGGTGTGGTGGACGTTGCTCAGCTTAGTTCTTCTTTTGGTTACTTCGTGGCTATTGACCACGGGAATGGAATCAAGACTCGTCTGGGCCATATGCAGATGTATATTGTTCATCCGGGTCAGTTCGTTCATCGTTACCAAGTTATTGGATACATGGGAAATACAGGTCGATCTGTCGGACCCCATCTTCACTACGAAGTGTGGGTGAACAATTCTCCTGTAAATCCGCTTGCCTATATGTTGCCCAACGATCATTCTGTAGATTGA
- a CDS encoding PAS domain-containing protein has protein sequence MFISLNIIAASLFAFFLVGVALVISILLIRDSREKQKAYSNFSEYLGEFQVVLSMDGNLIDATPRFIADPLFERICQEQNFKKILSAQEYARLKDYTKGLASYPDIPFIFSYDSELGLRWYELRAFIQKKTGEDNTVLLIKNVTLDVESRNQRDELKQNIDMLLQNTGDFLWSLDVDSRRFTLLTPLIDEEGRVVPRSVGVQNLKNMMPAKDCEIFEKMLNSRIVDFRASGHDSEDRRGICLRLLRSDGATDWYSFNGRLTMEEGSNMVFKGAARRMELLQDNPVLEDGVDSSDLLASALRLPDIRVVWVDRDYKIAGCNQAFSLAFGRESPKQVEGVRLLEVVRPKYFSLFHRYLSEVFERGRAVAWKGVFGASDSLLWMNAVPIKNLDGETHKILMVYMLLGVNDFIEKK, from the coding sequence ATGTTTATCTCGCTGAATATCATTGCGGCTTCACTTTTTGCCTTTTTCCTGGTTGGGGTGGCGTTGGTCATTTCGATCTTGCTGATTAGGGATTCCCGCGAAAAGCAGAAGGCCTATTCCAATTTTTCGGAATACCTGGGTGAATTTCAGGTGGTGCTTTCTATGGATGGCAACCTGATTGATGCCACGCCGCGATTCATTGCGGATCCTCTTTTTGAACGTATTTGCCAGGAACAGAACTTCAAGAAGATTCTTTCGGCTCAGGAATATGCACGTCTGAAGGATTATACCAAGGGGTTGGCCTCCTATCCGGATATTCCCTTTATCTTTAGTTACGATAGTGAATTAGGCTTGCGCTGGTACGAGTTGCGTGCTTTTATCCAGAAGAAGACGGGCGAAGATAACACCGTTCTTCTGATCAAGAATGTGACCTTGGATGTGGAGTCCAGAAACCAGCGCGATGAACTGAAGCAGAATATCGATATGCTTCTGCAGAATACGGGGGACTTCCTGTGGTCTCTTGATGTGGATTCCCGTCGCTTCACCTTGCTTACGCCTCTTATCGATGAAGAAGGTCGTGTGGTTCCCCGCTCCGTGGGTGTTCAGAACCTTAAAAACATGATGCCGGCGAAAGACTGCGAAATTTTTGAAAAGATGCTGAATTCCCGAATTGTGGATTTTAGGGCGTCGGGTCATGATAGCGAGGATCGTCGAGGTATTTGCCTTCGTTTGCTGAGGTCTGACGGGGCTACGGACTGGTACTCCTTTAATGGCCGTTTGACCATGGAAGAAGGTTCCAATATGGTGTTTAAGGGGGCTGCCCGCCGCATGGAACTGCTGCAGGATAATCCTGTGCTGGAGGATGGCGTCGATAGTAGCGATTTGCTGGCTTCTGCCTTGAGACTCCCGGATATTCGTGTGGTCTGGGTTGACAGAGATTATAAGATTGCCGGGTGCAATCAGGCTTTTTCCCTGGCCTTTGGAAGGGAATCTCCCAAACAGGTCGAAGGGGTTCGTTTGCTGGAAGTGGTGCGCCCGAAGTACTTCTCGCTTTTCCATAGATATTTGTCTGAGGTTTTTGAACGAGGACGCGCTGTTGCCTGGAAAGGTGTTTTTGGGGCTTCAGATTCTTTGCTTTGGATGAATGCCGTTCCGATTAAAAATCTAGACGGTGAAACGCACAAGATTTTGATGGTGTATATGCTGCTTGGCGTAAATGATTTTATT